In Paraburkholderia phenazinium, the following are encoded in one genomic region:
- a CDS encoding YbaK/EbsC family protein produces the protein MHSHESLQKLDVIAADQLAEHLPAHVIGHLPPGEVIVFTVSDDASDTAAFSARYGFGLEDCANTIVIRYKKDSAEHYAAIVTLGSLRLDINGAVKAHLGAQRLSFAKREVAVEHSGMEFGGITAFGVPDDWRILVDAAVMEREQVVMGAGLRAAKLLLAPAVLRSLRNCEIAALTLAEE, from the coding sequence ATGCACTCACACGAATCCCTCCAGAAACTGGACGTCATCGCAGCCGACCAGCTTGCCGAGCATCTGCCGGCGCATGTCATTGGCCATTTGCCGCCTGGCGAAGTGATCGTATTCACCGTCAGCGACGACGCTTCGGACACAGCCGCCTTCAGCGCGCGCTACGGCTTCGGCCTGGAAGATTGCGCGAACACGATCGTGATCCGCTACAAGAAGGACAGCGCCGAGCACTACGCCGCGATCGTCACGCTCGGTTCGCTGCGGCTCGATATCAACGGTGCGGTCAAGGCGCATCTCGGCGCGCAGCGGCTCTCGTTCGCCAAGCGGGAGGTCGCGGTCGAACATAGCGGCATGGAATTCGGCGGTATCACGGCGTTCGGGGTTCCGGACGATTGGCGCATCCTCGTCGACGCTGCGGTGATGGAGCGCGAGCAGGTCGTGATGGGCGCCGGTTTGCGCGCGGCCAAATTGCTGCTGGCACCGGCTGTGCTGCGCAGCTTGCGGAACTGCGAGATTGCGGCGCTGACGCTGGCCGAGGAATAA
- a CDS encoding alpha/beta hydrolase, translating into MFSLKTACLRTALVAATLCAFATATTYASDFEPHHHHPANEAAIGVASQGGVLVRDLPLEGGEFQRVLYDAPPSQVRGIIVMFSGGADDIGIEKDGVIRHGDNFVVRSRDLWTARGYGVVLVDAIDHQSMRGKRSTDAYAAVTREVVAFAHEQANAPVWVMGTSQGSIAAMNAASHARGEELAGVILTESVSILGASHETVFDAHPEDVHIPALVVANRDDRCKVAPPSMADAIAQSMRNTHATVLFVQGGEVRSSNECASLSPHGYYGIEGTVVDDIAEWMARVGA; encoded by the coding sequence GTGTTCTCGCTTAAAACTGCTTGCCTTCGCACAGCCCTCGTTGCCGCCACGCTTTGCGCGTTTGCGACTGCCACGACATACGCGTCCGACTTCGAACCGCATCACCACCACCCCGCGAACGAAGCAGCCATCGGCGTCGCATCGCAAGGCGGCGTACTGGTACGCGACCTGCCGCTCGAAGGCGGCGAGTTTCAACGCGTGCTGTACGACGCGCCGCCGTCGCAAGTGCGCGGCATCATCGTGATGTTTTCGGGTGGCGCCGACGATATCGGTATCGAGAAAGACGGCGTGATCAGGCACGGCGACAACTTTGTCGTCCGCTCGCGCGATCTTTGGACTGCCAGGGGTTACGGCGTCGTCCTCGTGGACGCCATCGATCACCAGTCGATGCGCGGCAAGCGCAGCACCGACGCCTATGCCGCCGTGACACGCGAAGTGGTCGCCTTCGCCCACGAGCAGGCCAACGCGCCCGTCTGGGTGATGGGCACGAGCCAGGGGTCGATTGCGGCCATGAATGCGGCCTCGCACGCGAGAGGCGAGGAACTCGCAGGCGTGATCCTGACCGAATCGGTATCGATCCTGGGCGCTTCGCACGAGACGGTATTCGATGCCCATCCGGAGGACGTCCACATCCCCGCGCTCGTGGTCGCGAACCGCGACGATCGCTGCAAGGTGGCCCCGCCGTCGATGGCCGACGCCATTGCGCAATCGATGCGCAACACCCACGCGACCGTCCTGTTCGTGCAAGGGGGCGAGGTGCGCTCGTCGAACGAATGCGCGTCGCTGTCGCCGCACGGCTACTATGGTATCGAAGGCACCGTGGTCGACGATATCGCCGAGTGGATGGCCCGCGTGGGCGCCTGA
- a CDS encoding bifunctional diguanylate cyclase/phosphodiesterase, translating into MLAIQAAVFVATRSVIASVAHAHVDAQLAMGERVFRKVLQSDTEKLNQAAAVVAADFGFREAVALRDQTTVLSALQNQGDRIHADIVMLVGLDGKLIADSRDPASAGKPFPFPSLIQHTTHKDASSIIGVVNGRPYELVLVPVKAPLTIAWVAMGFAIDDIAAREMREVASLHVSFIARPAGGQWTVLASSLPAEQRTALERASRTATLVERQSASVSLNEGFGSRIVWLAVSNQPVAAVLQTSLDEAMAPYRKLQSTLFLLTLAGVVISIAGATLTARSVTRPLAELTRFAQRIGRGDYSAPIQIAQKDEISALAAAFGQMRDDIAEREARITDLAYVDRLTGLPNRVAFNECLQQAIEMAAPERSPLAVMMLDMDRFKYVNDTLGHHIGDLLLHEVAKRLIRCVPGDTDTVARLGGDEFAILLPGGELGTAQRIAQAMLKALEEPIVIEAHVVDVAASIGIVIFPDDGGDVHSLLRRADVAMYRAKRTNAGMSVYDESEERYGEERLSLMSELRHAIEYGELRLYYQPKVDLASNDMSHVEALVRWVHPVRGVVPPGEFIPFAEQTGFIRSISRWVAGEAISQCAAWHAKGIALSVSVNVSARDLAEADFPDVLEALLRQHGVEPRWLWLEITESALMDDPAHAIAILDRLHRLGIRLSIDDFGTGYSSLSYLKRMPVDELKIDRSFVMGMVSGPDDEIIVRSTIALGHNMGLRVVAEGVEDATTLETLRTLHCDVAQGYHLGRPLSADGIESWITRWAETVASAALADEV; encoded by the coding sequence ATGCTGGCGATACAAGCCGCGGTGTTTGTGGCCACCCGTAGCGTGATCGCGTCGGTGGCGCACGCGCATGTCGACGCCCAGTTGGCGATGGGCGAGCGCGTGTTCAGGAAGGTCCTGCAATCGGACACGGAAAAACTGAACCAGGCGGCGGCGGTCGTCGCAGCCGATTTCGGCTTTCGGGAAGCGGTCGCCTTGCGCGATCAGACGACGGTGCTGTCAGCGTTGCAGAATCAGGGTGACCGCATCCATGCCGACATCGTGATGCTGGTCGGGCTCGACGGCAAGCTGATCGCCGATAGCCGGGATCCGGCGAGTGCGGGGAAGCCGTTTCCGTTTCCGTCGCTGATTCAGCACACCACGCACAAAGATGCGTCGTCCATCATTGGCGTAGTCAATGGCCGGCCGTACGAACTAGTGCTCGTTCCGGTAAAAGCGCCGTTGACGATTGCATGGGTCGCGATGGGCTTTGCGATCGACGATATTGCTGCCCGAGAAATGCGGGAGGTGGCATCGCTGCACGTGTCGTTCATCGCGCGGCCGGCCGGCGGTCAATGGACGGTCCTCGCAAGCTCGCTGCCCGCTGAACAACGCACCGCGCTTGAGCGTGCAAGCCGCACCGCGACGCTGGTCGAGCGGCAAAGTGCGAGTGTCTCTCTCAACGAAGGTTTCGGATCGCGGATCGTCTGGCTTGCGGTGTCGAACCAGCCGGTGGCTGCGGTGTTGCAGACATCGCTTGACGAAGCCATGGCGCCGTATCGCAAGCTGCAATCGACGTTGTTCCTGCTGACGCTGGCCGGTGTCGTCATCTCGATCGCCGGCGCGACGCTGACCGCGCGTAGCGTGACACGGCCGCTTGCCGAGCTGACCCGTTTCGCGCAACGCATCGGCCGCGGCGACTATAGCGCCCCGATCCAGATTGCGCAGAAAGACGAAATCAGCGCGCTGGCGGCGGCATTCGGTCAGATGCGCGACGACATCGCCGAGCGCGAGGCGCGCATCACCGATCTGGCGTACGTTGACCGGCTGACCGGATTGCCCAACCGGGTTGCTTTCAACGAATGTCTTCAGCAGGCCATCGAAATGGCCGCGCCGGAACGCAGTCCGCTTGCGGTGATGATGCTGGACATGGATCGCTTCAAATATGTGAACGACACGCTCGGTCATCACATCGGCGATCTGCTGTTGCACGAAGTCGCCAAGCGCCTCATACGCTGTGTCCCGGGCGACACAGACACGGTTGCCAGACTGGGCGGCGACGAGTTCGCCATCTTGCTGCCGGGTGGCGAGCTGGGCACTGCACAGCGCATCGCCCAGGCGATGCTGAAAGCGCTCGAAGAGCCGATCGTCATCGAGGCCCATGTGGTGGATGTGGCCGCGAGCATTGGCATCGTTATCTTCCCGGACGACGGCGGCGACGTGCACTCACTGTTGCGGCGAGCGGACGTCGCCATGTATCGGGCGAAGCGCACCAATGCCGGCATGTCTGTGTACGATGAAAGCGAAGAGCGCTATGGCGAGGAACGCCTGTCGCTGATGAGCGAATTGCGGCATGCAATCGAGTACGGCGAGCTGCGTCTCTACTACCAGCCCAAAGTCGATCTCGCCAGCAACGACATGTCGCACGTCGAAGCCCTGGTGCGCTGGGTGCATCCGGTGAGGGGCGTCGTGCCGCCGGGAGAGTTCATCCCGTTCGCCGAGCAGACCGGCTTCATTCGCTCGATCTCGCGCTGGGTCGCAGGCGAAGCGATTTCCCAGTGCGCAGCCTGGCACGCAAAGGGGATCGCACTCAGCGTGTCGGTCAATGTCTCCGCCCGCGATCTCGCCGAGGCGGATTTCCCCGATGTACTCGAAGCGTTGTTGCGGCAGCACGGCGTCGAGCCTCGCTGGCTGTGGCTCGAGATTACGGAAAGTGCGTTGATGGATGACCCGGCACACGCAATCGCCATACTCGATCGCTTGCATCGACTCGGCATCCGCCTGTCCATCGACGATTTCGGTACCGGGTATTCGTCGCTTTCGTATCTGAAGCGTATGCCTGTCGATGAACTCAAGATCGACCGCTCATTTGTGATGGGCATGGTGAGCGGTCCGGACGACGAAATTATTGTGCGCTCGACGATCGCGCTCGGGCACAACATGGGTTTGCGCGTAGTCGCCGAAGGTGTAGAAGACGCCACGACGCTCGAAACGCTGCGAACCTTGCATTGCGATGTGGCGCAAGGCTATCACCTGGGCCGGCCGTTGAGCGCCGACGGAATCGAGTCGTGGATAACGAGGTGGGCCGAAACGGTTGCCTCTGCCGCTTTAGCCGATGAAGTCTGA
- a CDS encoding DUF4212 domain-containing protein, whose protein sequence is MTTPHTSAQPALNPLPEPPPVSEAMARAHRRYWRFNLVCIAVLMTAGFLVSFVVPLAAPSLSKVRFAGFSLPFYVGAQGAILVYVALILAYIVLMQRADRTLQRAFVADANAAATARGN, encoded by the coding sequence ATGACCACGCCGCATACCTCCGCCCAACCCGCGCTGAACCCGCTGCCCGAGCCGCCACCGGTCTCGGAGGCGATGGCGCGCGCGCATCGACGCTACTGGCGCTTCAATCTCGTTTGCATCGCCGTGCTGATGACGGCGGGCTTTCTGGTCTCGTTCGTCGTGCCGCTGGCCGCCCCTTCGCTATCGAAGGTGCGCTTCGCCGGCTTCAGCCTGCCGTTCTACGTTGGCGCGCAAGGCGCAATCCTCGTCTATGTCGCACTGATTCTCGCCTACATCGTGCTGATGCAGCGCGCCGACCGCACGCTGCAACGCGCGTTCGTAGCGGACGCGAACGCCGCAGCAACGGCGCGCGGAAACTGA
- a CDS encoding methylamine utilization protein — protein MKTGKTLWMTAAACVAAMSGAVPAANVNAATLAVHVADQAGAPIADAVIYATPVDGRLPARPPAGAVIAQKNKMFVPLVSVIQTGASVKLPNLDDIAHDVYSLSAPKRFELKLYRGVPPHPVVFDKPGLVVLGCNIHDMMVAYLLIVDTPYFAKSDASGNATFANLPTDRYRVTVWHYRQSDANARPTQTIDASANSAATFTVKLDAE, from the coding sequence ATGAAAACGGGGAAGACCTTGTGGATGACGGCGGCCGCCTGTGTGGCAGCCATGAGCGGCGCCGTGCCGGCAGCCAATGTCAATGCCGCCACGCTTGCGGTCCATGTCGCAGACCAGGCAGGGGCTCCCATCGCAGACGCGGTGATTTACGCGACTCCAGTGGATGGCCGGTTGCCGGCGCGTCCGCCGGCCGGCGCGGTCATCGCACAGAAGAACAAGATGTTCGTACCGCTCGTCTCGGTGATTCAGACCGGCGCATCGGTCAAGCTGCCGAATCTCGACGATATTGCGCATGACGTCTATTCGCTCTCCGCACCCAAACGCTTCGAACTGAAGCTCTATCGAGGCGTTCCGCCGCACCCGGTCGTGTTCGACAAACCGGGCCTCGTGGTGCTCGGCTGCAACATCCACGACATGATGGTGGCGTACCTGCTCATTGTCGATACGCCGTACTTCGCCAAATCCGACGCCAGCGGCAATGCGACGTTCGCCAACTTGCCCACCGATCGCTATCGCGTGACCGTCTGGCACTATCGGCAGAGCGACGCGAACGCGCGGCCCACGCAAACGATCGACGCGAGCGCGAACAGCGCGGCGACGTTCACCGTAAAACTGGACGCCGAATAA
- a CDS encoding cytotoxic necrotizing factor Rho-activating domain-containing protein, whose protein sequence is MKVDRSLAIYSGFEQTVNEAAHAGVKPGGSRISRSIISPGGAGQSKPQQEAPAHNGPDKVEYVGGVRIKSKYTLEEVLRIVKDALGHPVGAFAASTTDMHHVLVHDRNIAEWERAQIAEDFKQIDSIMVGLRNFHPVGAAMNLVSVNAGALHTLEEKKPLTLDQADDLLFSINDLPSADSVPIPVKRLATEGGARRPRYKPPTRIKGGRVGYPASPTHPPKLPIDAKGKKETQGSGGAGASSSTGATSTGATRPVPGTSTTPPSKQKGGAAKLVSAIKAKFSSDAHRIRNGKIEALKNKGAIYVGEKSEIRTNFDFYRYDNDVKMSEPVKSSNAGTEKTREVLYTGNGKGITSLCQGGKMYYGGWGRGNRKLSSQTDVIELANGKEGVGAVRIAFADIPPKGSLLVTAGGLSGCTVMFAADNAHFYAYHVGTSTPTRNWKTAQDGVRLLRQAHEQLKPDATRKALTHPENNDLIDVAKQYPFASVIYYGKHGESGAQADTRITGAAGPAAQGTHIHDYFQPDVKGAPIGTAFALIRKDARGRISVSTLYERGELPIANYKSDAKGNVMYDFHENDAQIDRFTPQTG, encoded by the coding sequence ATGAAAGTTGATCGCAGTCTTGCCATCTACAGCGGGTTTGAACAGACAGTGAACGAGGCGGCACATGCTGGCGTGAAGCCGGGCGGCTCCCGCATCAGCCGCTCCATCATTTCACCGGGTGGAGCGGGGCAGTCCAAGCCGCAGCAGGAAGCACCCGCCCATAACGGACCCGACAAGGTCGAATATGTGGGCGGTGTTCGGATCAAGTCGAAGTACACGTTGGAAGAGGTATTGCGGATCGTTAAAGATGCGCTTGGACATCCCGTGGGTGCCTTCGCCGCCAGTACGACCGACATGCACCATGTTCTGGTGCACGATAGAAATATCGCCGAATGGGAGCGCGCCCAGATTGCGGAAGACTTCAAGCAGATCGACTCGATTATGGTAGGTCTGCGAAATTTTCATCCTGTTGGTGCGGCGATGAATCTAGTCTCTGTCAATGCCGGTGCGCTTCACACGCTGGAGGAAAAGAAGCCGCTAACCCTGGATCAGGCGGACGATTTGCTCTTCAGCATCAACGATTTGCCGTCCGCGGACAGCGTCCCGATTCCTGTAAAACGCCTGGCGACGGAGGGTGGGGCGAGACGCCCGAGGTACAAACCTCCGACGCGAATAAAGGGTGGCCGTGTCGGCTATCCTGCCAGCCCGACCCATCCTCCAAAATTGCCGATTGACGCGAAGGGTAAGAAGGAAACCCAGGGAAGCGGTGGAGCGGGCGCGTCTTCCAGCACCGGCGCGACGAGTACCGGCGCAACCAGACCGGTTCCTGGGACGAGCACGACGCCCCCTTCAAAACAGAAGGGCGGCGCCGCGAAGCTGGTGTCGGCGATCAAGGCGAAATTCTCCAGCGACGCCCATCGGATAAGAAATGGAAAGATCGAGGCACTTAAAAATAAAGGTGCGATTTACGTAGGTGAGAAATCGGAGATCAGGACGAATTTTGATTTTTATCGTTACGACAATGATGTAAAAATGTCGGAGCCAGTTAAATCTTCGAATGCTGGAACTGAAAAAACGAGGGAGGTTCTGTACACCGGAAATGGCAAGGGGATTACCTCGCTATGTCAGGGTGGGAAGATGTACTACGGTGGATGGGGGCGCGGCAATCGTAAATTGAGCTCCCAGACGGATGTCATTGAACTAGCCAATGGCAAGGAGGGTGTGGGCGCGGTCAGGATAGCCTTCGCGGATATTCCACCCAAAGGGTCTCTGCTGGTGACCGCCGGCGGCCTGAGTGGATGCACCGTGATGTTTGCGGCCGACAACGCCCATTTCTACGCATACCACGTTGGAACGTCGACTCCAACGCGTAACTGGAAGACGGCTCAGGACGGCGTGCGTCTTCTCCGCCAGGCGCATGAACAGTTAAAACCAGATGCAACAAGGAAGGCGCTGACGCACCCGGAAAACAACGATCTGATCGACGTGGCGAAGCAATATCCATTTGCCTCCGTCATATATTATGGAAAACACGGTGAGAGTGGAGCACAGGCCGATACGCGGATTACCGGAGCGGCCGGACCTGCGGCGCAGGGGACCCATATTCACGATTATTTTCAGCCGGACGTAAAAGGGGCGCCAATCGGCACAGCCTTCGCGCTGATTCGCAAGGACGCGCGAGGGCGGATTTCGGTCAGCACGCTTTACGAACGAGGCGAACTGCCGATCGCAAACTATAAAAGCGACGCCAAGGGCAATGTGATGTACGACTTTCACGAGAACGACGCTCAAATCGACAGGTTTACCCCTCAGACGGGTTGA
- a CDS encoding sodium:solute symporter family protein codes for MTLTHRLIRSYAFYTLGFLAFIYVMWRIEAVTGPGVWIGYVFLFVPIAVYAVIGLLSRTSDLVEYYVAGRRVPSAFNGMATAADWLSAASFIGLAGSIYATGYDGLAYLMGWTGGYCLTAFLLAPYVRKLARYTIPDFLGTRFSSNAVRGLAALAAILCSFVYLVAQIQGVGLIATRFIGVDFAVGIFCGLAGILVCSFLGGMRAVTWTQVAQYIILILAILIPVSMIAHKDGLGWAPQFNYGHLMESVETLERQVRDAPLDQSVRDDYRKQAAKLQVQIDGLPQSFIDEKQGLTEKVADLRRHNGPLRDINTSERALESFPHDAAAAKIVWTQQREVLLTRASAPVPMSEPFPPISGEDRRTHERNFLSLLLCLSLGTASLPHILTRYNTTTSVASARRSVGWTLFFVALFYLTVPVLSVLMKYEILTNLVGHPFADLPQWLTQWLRIEPNLISVVDTNRDGIVQWSEIQMQPDMIVLAAPEIAGLPYVMSGLIAAGALAAALSTADGLLLTIANALSHDVYYHMVDPAASSQRRVTISKILLLGVALFASYVASLNTGNILFLVGAAFSLAASSLFPVLVLGVFWKRTTRLGAVAGMVAGLVVCIYYIVSTYPFFTQMTGFVGTRWFGIEPISSGVFGVPAGFLVAILVSLADRKPDAYTRALVDYIRHP; via the coding sequence ATGACGCTCACGCATCGGCTCATCCGCTCCTACGCGTTCTACACGCTCGGGTTTCTGGCCTTCATCTATGTGATGTGGCGCATCGAAGCCGTGACCGGGCCGGGCGTGTGGATCGGCTATGTGTTCCTGTTCGTGCCGATTGCCGTGTATGCGGTGATCGGCCTGCTGTCGCGAACCTCCGATCTGGTGGAGTACTACGTCGCGGGACGGCGCGTGCCGTCGGCCTTCAACGGCATGGCGACCGCTGCCGACTGGTTGTCGGCGGCATCCTTCATTGGTCTGGCGGGTTCGATCTACGCGACCGGTTACGACGGCCTCGCGTATCTGATGGGCTGGACGGGCGGCTATTGCCTCACGGCGTTCCTGCTCGCGCCGTATGTGCGCAAGCTCGCGCGCTACACGATTCCGGATTTCCTCGGCACGCGTTTCTCGAGCAACGCGGTGCGCGGCCTCGCGGCCCTGGCTGCGATCCTCTGTTCGTTCGTGTATCTGGTCGCGCAGATTCAGGGCGTGGGGCTGATTGCGACGCGCTTTATCGGCGTCGATTTTGCCGTGGGCATTTTTTGCGGACTGGCGGGCATTCTGGTGTGCTCGTTTCTGGGCGGCATGCGCGCGGTGACGTGGACCCAGGTGGCGCAATACATCATCCTGATCCTGGCGATCCTGATTCCGGTGTCGATGATCGCGCATAAGGACGGCCTCGGCTGGGCGCCGCAATTTAACTATGGACACCTGATGGAGAGCGTGGAGACACTCGAGCGTCAGGTGCGCGATGCGCCGCTGGATCAGAGCGTGCGCGACGACTACCGGAAGCAGGCAGCAAAACTGCAGGTGCAGATCGACGGGCTGCCGCAGTCGTTCATCGACGAGAAGCAGGGGCTCACCGAGAAGGTGGCGGATTTGCGCCGGCACAACGGCCCGCTACGCGACATCAACACGAGCGAGCGCGCGCTCGAAAGTTTTCCGCACGATGCCGCGGCCGCGAAGATCGTATGGACGCAACAGCGCGAGGTGTTGTTGACGCGCGCCTCGGCGCCGGTGCCGATGTCCGAGCCGTTTCCGCCCATCAGCGGTGAAGACCGGCGCACCCACGAGCGCAATTTTCTGTCGCTGCTGCTGTGTTTGTCGCTGGGGACGGCGAGCTTGCCGCATATTCTGACGCGCTATAACACGACCACTTCGGTGGCGTCGGCGCGGCGTTCGGTCGGCTGGACGCTGTTCTTTGTCGCACTGTTCTATCTAACGGTGCCGGTGCTGTCCGTGCTCATGAAGTACGAAATCCTGACGAATCTCGTGGGGCACCCGTTTGCCGATCTGCCGCAGTGGCTGACGCAGTGGCTCAGGATCGAGCCGAACCTGATCAGCGTCGTCGATACGAACCGCGACGGCATCGTGCAGTGGAGTGAGATCCAGATGCAGCCGGACATGATCGTGCTGGCGGCGCCGGAGATTGCGGGGCTGCCGTATGTGATGTCGGGGCTGATTGCGGCGGGGGCATTGGCGGCCGCGCTTTCGACCGCCGATGGCTTGCTGCTGACCATCGCGAATGCGCTTTCGCACGACGTCTACTATCACATGGTCGATCCGGCGGCATCGAGCCAGCGGCGCGTGACGATCTCCAAGATCTTGCTGCTGGGGGTGGCGCTGTTTGCGTCGTATGTGGCGTCGCTGAATACGGGGAACATCCTGTTTCTGGTGGGAGCGGCGTTTTCGCTAGCGGCCTCCAGCCTGTTTCCGGTGCTGGTGCTCGGCGTGTTCTGGAAGCGCACGACGCGGCTTGGGGCGGTGGCCGGGATGGTGGCGGGGCTCGTGGTGTGCATCTATTACATCGTCTCCACATACCCGTTCTTTACGCAGATGACTGGGTTCGTCGGGACCCGGTGGTTTGGCATCGAGCCGATCAGTTCGGGCGTGTTTGGCGTGCCGGCGGGGTTTCTGGTGGCGATCTTGGTGAGTCTCGCGGATCGCAAGCCGGATGCTTATACGCGGGCGTTGGTGGACTATATCCGGCATCCGTGA
- a CDS encoding methyl-accepting chemotaxis protein: MKNITIVRWLAMTLGGALLALAVVGGYGLMQLHASYQRIEGLETRTIPSLKSISAALDDVAAMRLAVYRYVVDGVDDASRSGMKREVAESDRQFDEVMARALAQEVSDDTDQKLFVADGARMATYRDARDAFFEKMQAGDRDGALAMLHDGGAVHNAALALNDGLHEHLSEDIARGKLVREENANAYRLAFSLMLAIAGAALVLTGILGGRLYRLISRGMRQMQDTLQRVSESLDLSQRASVVRMDEIGHTATALNSLLEQMAGVVAEVRSSSDAVGVASKQIAAGNLDLSSRTEQQAASLQQTASNLGELTATVQQNADAARQANALAISTTRISDEGNLAVERMVGTMNEIASSSSRIAEIISMIEGVAFQTNILALNAAVEAARAGEEGRGFAVVAAEVRSLAQRSSSAAKEIKDLIEQSVATIQSGSQQAQEAGRATAEVQQAIRRVAGIVEEIATASDLQGHGIEEVNVAISQIDQVTQQNAALVEEAAAAAQSLDEQVTRLDGAVSVFTVSNGT, translated from the coding sequence ATGAAAAACATCACGATTGTTCGCTGGCTCGCCATGACACTCGGAGGCGCACTGCTCGCGCTGGCGGTGGTCGGCGGCTACGGATTGATGCAGCTTCACGCGTCCTATCAGCGCATCGAAGGGCTGGAGACGCGTACGATACCGAGCCTGAAATCGATATCGGCCGCGCTCGATGACGTTGCCGCCATGCGGCTTGCCGTTTACCGCTATGTTGTCGACGGTGTGGACGACGCCAGCCGTTCGGGGATGAAACGGGAGGTTGCCGAGTCGGACCGTCAGTTTGACGAAGTGATGGCTCGTGCACTGGCTCAGGAAGTCTCCGACGACACCGATCAAAAACTGTTCGTGGCGGACGGCGCCCGCATGGCCACCTATCGCGATGCCCGCGACGCGTTCTTCGAGAAGATGCAGGCGGGCGACCGCGATGGGGCGCTCGCGATGCTTCACGACGGCGGCGCCGTTCATAACGCTGCGCTGGCGCTCAACGACGGCCTGCACGAGCATCTGAGCGAGGACATCGCGCGCGGCAAGCTCGTGCGCGAAGAAAATGCAAACGCCTACCGGCTCGCGTTCAGCCTGATGCTCGCGATCGCCGGCGCAGCGCTCGTGCTGACCGGGATACTGGGGGGCCGCCTCTATCGGCTTATCAGCCGGGGTATGCGGCAGATGCAGGACACGCTGCAGCGGGTCAGCGAGTCGCTGGATCTGTCGCAACGCGCAAGCGTGGTGCGCATGGACGAGATTGGTCACACGGCAACGGCATTGAACAGCCTGCTCGAGCAGATGGCCGGCGTCGTCGCCGAGGTACGCTCGTCGAGCGATGCGGTCGGTGTGGCGTCGAAACAGATTGCTGCCGGCAACCTCGATCTGTCTTCGCGGACCGAACAGCAGGCTGCGTCGCTGCAACAGACGGCCAGCAACCTGGGCGAGCTCACGGCAACCGTGCAGCAAAACGCCGACGCCGCACGCCAGGCCAACGCGCTTGCGATCAGCACGACGCGAATCTCCGATGAAGGGAATCTCGCGGTCGAGCGGATGGTCGGCACGATGAACGAAATCGCATCGAGCTCCTCGCGGATCGCGGAAATCATCTCGATGATCGAAGGCGTGGCCTTTCAGACCAACATCCTCGCACTGAATGCGGCGGTTGAGGCGGCTCGCGCGGGCGAAGAAGGGCGGGGCTTCGCCGTGGTCGCGGCGGAGGTCCGTAGCCTTGCGCAACGTTCGTCGTCTGCCGCGAAGGAGATCAAGGATCTGATCGAGCAATCGGTCGCCACGATTCAGTCGGGCTCACAACAGGCGCAAGAGGCGGGTCGCGCCACCGCGGAGGTGCAACAGGCAATACGCCGGGTCGCGGGCATTGTCGAAGAGATCGCTACGGCGTCGGATTTGCAGGGTCACGGTATCGAGGAAGTCAACGTCGCGATCAGTCAGATCGATCAGGTGACGCAGCAGAATGCGGCGCTGGTCGAAGAGGCGGCGGCTGCCGCACAGTCGCTCGACGAACAGGTGACGCGCCTCGACGGGGCGGTTTCCGTCTTTACGGTCAGCAACGGTACGTAA